In Zingiber officinale cultivar Zhangliang chromosome 6A, Zo_v1.1, whole genome shotgun sequence, a single genomic region encodes these proteins:
- the LOC121994982 gene encoding homocysteine S-methyltransferase 2-like, translated as MIFHGENLEGYGKNRAPLLLLLVAASIGSYGFSEGAINLKQRPVLVAASIGSYGAYLADGSEYSGNYGQEITVEIVKDFHRRRLEVLSEAGADIIAFETIPNKLEAQAYVELLLECDTKIPAWFSFTSKDGINVVSGDSMVECVSLADSCNKVVAIGINCTAPRFIHNLILSIKKLNAQFRRNPSLIQNLTTY; from the exons atgatttttcatgGTGAG AACCTCGAAGGCTACGGTAAAAATCGTGCCCCCCTCCTCCTGCTATTGGTTGCTGCATCAATAGGAAGCTATGGATTCAGTGAGGGCGCAATCAACCTGAAGCAGCGTCCTGTGTTGGTTGCTGCATCAATAGGAAGCTATGGAGCATATCTAGCAGATGGTTCTGAGTACAG TGGAAACTATGGCCAAGAAATTACTGTGGAAATCGTCAAAGATTTTCACAGGAGAAGGCTTGAGGTTCTTTCTGAAGCTGGAGCTGATATAATTGCTTTTGAAACAATTCCAAATAAACTTGAAGCTCAA GCATATGTTGAACTTCTTTTGGAGTGTGACACAAAAATTCCAGCTTGGTTTTCTTTCACTTCGAAGGATGGGATCAATGTTGTTAGTGGAGATTCTATGGTTGAATGTGTTTCTTTGGCTGATTCATGCAACAAAGTCGTTGCTATTGGAATCAACTGCACTGCACCTAGATTCATCCACAATTTAATTCTCTCTATTAAGAAG CTTAATGCTCAATTCAGAAGGAATCCATCATTGATACAAAATTTGACAACTTATTGA